Proteins from a single region of Psilocybe cubensis strain MGC-MH-2018 chromosome 3, whole genome shotgun sequence:
- a CDS encoding 2-methylcitrate synthase, mitochondrial, with the protein MLSRTALSRQAASLRRSSVLAQRFASTKSLRETLQEVIPVKQEQLKKLKSEHGQTVVGDVKVDNIIGGMRGLKAMLWEASVLDPIEGIRFHGLSIPDCQKVLPAAPGGKEIIPESMLWLLLTGQVPTQEQTQALSRELAEKGDLPKFVEQLVDSFPRTLHPMTQLGMAVAALNHDSSFQAAYEKGMKKPEYWTHTLEDCINLIARLPALAARIYRNVYNPDKELAPVDRNLDLVGNYSRMLGYGDNHSLTEYLRLYIALHGDHEGGNASAHTAHLVNSTLADPYLSYSSALFALAGPLHGLANQEVLRWQLAMQKELGENISHEDIKAYLWKTLKSGQVVPGYGHGVLRNPDPRFIALQEFCDSRPELKGSPIIDLVNKTFQVAPDVLKEHGKTKNPYPNVDATSGCVLYHYGLTEFKYYTVIFGVSRALGALTQLVWARALGLPLERPKSMSMDALEKFIKNQ; encoded by the exons ATGCTCTCGAGAACAGCTTTGTCGCGTCAAGCAGCTTCGCTTCGCAGATCCTCTGTCCTTGCTCAACGCTTTGCGTCCACCAAG TCGTTGCGCGAAACGTTACAGGAAGTCATCCCCGTTAAACAGGAGCAGCTCAAGAAACTT AAAAGCGAACATGGGCAGACTGTTGTTGGTGATGTCAAG GTTGACAACATCATCGGTGGCATGCGGGGACTGAAGGCAATGCTCTGGGAAGCATCAGTGCTCGATCCTATCGAG GGCATTCGATTCCACGGACTGTCGATACCCGACTGCCAAAAGGTGCTGCCTGCTGCACCCGGAGGCAAGGAAATCATACCCGAGAGCATGCTGTGGCTGCTCCTCACCGGACAAGTGCCCACCCAAGAGCAAACACAAGCGCTGTCGCGCGAGCTTGCCGAGAAAGGTGACCTCCCCAAATTTGTAGAACAGCTCGTCGACTC GTTCCCGAGGACGTTGCATCCTATGACACAACTGGGCATGGCCGTCGCTGCGCTCAACCACGACAGTTCGTTCCAGGCAGCGTACGAGAAGGGCATGAAGAAGCCCGAGTATTGGACACATACCCTGGAAGACTGCATCAACCTCATCGCCCGTCTCCCTGCGCTCGCAGCCAGGATCTACCGCAACGTCTACAACCCCGACAAGGAACTAGCACCTGTGGACAGGAACCTTGATCTCGTTG GAAACTACTCGAGAATGCTCGGGTATGGTGACAACCACAGCTTGACAGAGTACCTGCGTCTGTACATTGCCTTGCACGGAGACCACGAAGGAGGCAACGCCTCTGCCCACACCGCGC aCTTGGTCAACTCTACTCTGGCCGATCCATACCTTTCATACTCTTCGGCACTCTTTGCACTTGCTGGACCTCTGCACGG ACTGGCCAACCAAGAGGTTTTGAGATGGCAGCTTGCGATGCAGAAAGAGCTCGGGGAGAACATCTCGCATGAGGATATCAAGGCGTACCTGTGGAAGACTCTGAAGAGCGGACAGGTTGTTCCTGG ATATGGACATGGTGTGCTGCGTAACCCTGATCCTCGATTCATTGCTCTGCAAGAGTTCTGCGACAGCCGACCTGAATTGAAAGGAAGCCCAATCATCGATCTCGTGAACAAG ACTTTCCAAGTCGCCCCTGATGTTCTGAAAGAGCACGGAAAG ACCAAGAACCCCTATCCTAACGTCGACGCGACTTCCGGGTGCGTGCTGTACCACTACGGTCTCACCGAGTTCAAG TACTATACCGTGATCTTTGGCGTGTCGCGCGCGCTCGGTGCGCTGACGCAGCTCGTATGGGCCCGTGCGCTCGGCTTGCCTTTAGAGAGACCTAAAT CGATGTCGATGGACGCACTGGAAAAGTTCATCAAGAACCAGTGA
- a CDS encoding Translocation protein sec66: MASVLVPVAYIIIIFGGLFVFSYFYRKHTSTKAFEPYFPTHAERNAYITLLQKTDPPANDALLKSALVRRAMADVQRVLRIREDKPALQNLLQKGSIGDDLWNSLIAAEKELEAEIMEVVAEANSFVEGWGQVIFPTANEMLANEKMRAVFERTNDLKAELEAKYEIKPKPAPESSASKTINGLLSPTAASETNASSDNEGSVTSKSGKKTKKRK, from the exons ATGGCCTCCGTCCTGGTCCCCGTCGCATACATAATAATCATCTTTGGAGGTCTCTTTGTCTTCAGTTATTTCTACCGCAAGCACACATCCA CCAAAGCGTTTGAGCCATATTTCCCTACGCATGCCGAGCGCAACGCATACATCACACTCCTTCAAAAGACAGACCCACCCGCAAACGACGCTCTCTTGAAATCAGCCCTCGTCCGACGCGCAATGGCCGACGTCCAGCGAGTGCTCCGCATCAGAGAAGACAAACCAGCACTGCAGAATCTCCTTCAAAAAGGATCAATAGGCGACGACCTTTGGAACAGTCTGATTGCCGCTGAAAAAGAGCTGGAGGCTGAGATTATGGAGGTAGTCGCCGAGGCCAATTCGTTCGTGGAGGGCTGGGGGCAGGTCATCTTCCCTACTGCGAACGAGATGTTGGCGAACGAAAAGATGCGCGCTGTCTTTGAGCGAACGAACGATTTAAAGGCAGAATTGG AAGCCAAATACGAGATCAAACCTAAACCAGCTCCCGAATCGTCGGCGTCGAAAACTATTAACGGGCTGTTATCACCCACAGCCGCTTCAGAAACCAATGCATCCAGCGACAATGAAGGATCCGTAA